In the genome of Triticum urartu cultivar G1812 chromosome 5, Tu2.1, whole genome shotgun sequence, one region contains:
- the LOC125508894 gene encoding fasciclin-like arabinogalactan protein 2: MARSRQSILLAFAVGAMAAVLLASPAAAKSYNITKILAAHPEFSKFNAMLSKTRLASDINRRQTITVLALDNSAMAALDHYTLPTVRHILSLHVLVDYYGNKKLKQLSRGATASASMFQSTGTASGMSGYVNITSHKGGKVEFVSQDADDTVKPSRYVKSIKEIPYDISVLEIASVLSSSEAEAPVPPPAPVDLIELLSKKHCKSFAGLISGNADVFRTLNDTKDNGLTLFCPVDAAVAAFMPKYKNLTAKAKTAILLYHGVPDYFSLQLLKSNNGMVSTLATTSEVKKDYSYDVQNDDEKVTLVTKVVTSTVTATVGDSEPLAVYAVSKFLKPKELFKVAQAPTPAPSKKGKKEAGDDDDSSDNEDSDDATTDKGDAAPAVYGRWATAAATAGAVLALLMA, encoded by the exons ATGGCGAGGAGCCGGCAGTCCATCCTCCTGGCCTTCGCCGTCGGAGCAATGGCGGCGGTGCTGCTGGCCTCCCCGGCGGCGGCCAAGAGCTACAACATCACCAAGATCCTGGCGGCGCACCCGGAGTTCTCCAAGTTCAACGCGATGCTGAGCAAGACGCGGCTCGCGTCCGACATCAACCGGCGCCAGACCATCACCGTGCTGGCCCTGGACAACTCGGCCATGGCGGCGCTGGACCACTACACGCTGCCGACCGTCCGCCACATCCTTTCCCTGCACGTCCTCGTCGACTACTACGGCAACAAGAAGCTCAAGCAGCTCTCGCGCGGCGCCACCGCCTCCGCATCCATGTTCCAG TCGACGGGGACGGCGTCGGGCATGTCGGGGTACGTGAACATCACGTCCCACAAGGGCGGCAAGGTGGAGTTCGTCAGCCAGGACGCCGACGACACCGTCAAGCCTTCCCGCTACGTCAAGTCCATCAAGGAGATCCCCTACGACATCTCCGTGCTCGAGATCGCCTCCGTGCTCTCCTCCTCCGAGGCCGAGGCGCCCGTCCCGCCGCCGGCGCCCGTCGACCTCATCGAGCTCCTCTCCAAGAAGCACTGCAAGTCCTTCGCAGGGCTCATCTCCGGCAACGCCGACGTCTTCCGCACGCTCAACGACACCAAGGACAACGGCCTCACCCTCTTCTGCCCCGtcgacgccgccgtcgccgccttcATGCCCAAGTACAAGAACCTCACGGCCAAGGCCAAGACGGCCATCCTGCTCTACCACGGCGTGCCGGACTACTTCTCGCTGCAGCTGCTCAAGTCCAACAACGGCATGGTCTCCACGCTCGCCACCACCAGCGAGGTCAAGAAGGACTACAGCTATGACGTCCAGAACGACGACGAGAAGGTCACCCTCGTCACCAAGGTCGTCACCTCCACCGTCACCGCCACCGTCGGCGACAGCGAGCCGCTCGCCGTCTACGCCGTCTCCAAGTTCTTGAAGCCAAAGGAGCTGTTCAAGGTCGCCCAGGCGCCAACGCCCGCCCCGTCAAAGAAGGGCAAGAAGGAGGCTGGCGACGACGACGACTCGTCTGACAACGAAGATTCCGATGATGCCACCACTGACAAGGGTGATGCCGCGCCAGCGGTATACGGGCGATGGGCCACCGCGGCTGCGACGGCGGGAGCAGTATTGGCATTGTTGATGGCCTAA